A genomic window from Triticum urartu cultivar G1812 chromosome 7, Tu2.1, whole genome shotgun sequence includes:
- the LOC125520103 gene encoding 3-phosphoshikimate 1-carboxyvinyltransferase 2-like, with the protein MAMAAAATVAASASSSAVSLDRAAAAAPAHPRRLRMPAARAAHRGAVRLWGPRGAAARATSVAAPAAPAGAEEVVLQPIREISGAVQLPGSKSLSNRILLLSALSEGTTVVDNLLNSEDVHYMLEALEALGLSVEADKVAKRAVVVGCGGRFPVEKDAKEEVKLFLGNAGTAMRPLTAAVVAAGGNATYVLDGVPRMRERPIGDLVVGLQQLGADVDCFLGTNCPPVRINGKGGLPGGKVKLSGSISSQYLSSLLMAAPLALEDVEIEIIDKLISVPYVEMTLKLMERFGVTAEHSDSWDRFYIKGGQKYKSPGNAYVEGDASSASYFLAGAAITGGTVTVEGCGTTSLQGDVKFAEVLEMMGAKVTWTDTSVTVTGPPRQPFGRKHLKAVDVNMNKMPDVAMTLAVVALFADGPTAIRDVASWRVKETERMVAIRTELTKLGATVEEGPDYCIITPPEKLNITAIDTYDDHRMAMAFSLAACAEVPVTIRDPGCTRKTFPNYFDVLSTFVKN; encoded by the exons ATGGCGATGGCTGCCGCGGCGACCGTGGCCGCGTCCGCGTCCTCCAGCGCGGTGTCGCtcgaccgcgccgccgccgccgccccggcccaCCCGCGCCGGCTGCGGATGCCGGCGGCCCGCGCGGCCCACCGCGGGGCGGTGCGGCTGTGGGGGCCCCGCGGCGCGGCGGCGCGCGCGACGTCCGTGGCGGCCCCCGCGGCGCCCGCGGGCGCCGAGGAGGTCGTGCTGCAGCCCATCCGCGAGATCTCCGGCGCCGTGCAGCTGCCCGGCTCCAAGTCGCTCTCCAACCggatcctcctcctctccgccctCTCCGAG GGAACAACGGTGGTGGATAACCTGTTGAACAGTGAGGATGTCCACTACATGCTTGAGGCCCTGGAAGCCCTTGGACTCTCCGTGGAAGCAGATAAAGTTGCAAAAAGAGCTGTGGTTGTTGGCTGTGGCGGCAGGTTCCCAGTCGAAAAGGACGCCAAAGAGGAAGTAAAGCTCTTCTTGGGTAATGCTGGAACTGCAATGCGGCCACTGACGGCAGCTGTAGTAGCTGCTGGTGGAAATGCAAC TTATGTGCTTGATGGCGTACCAAGAATGAGGGAGCGACCTATTGGTGACTTAGTTGTAGGTTTGCAACAACTCGGCGCAGATGTCGATTGTTTCCTTGGCACAAACTGCCCACCTGTCCGTATCAACGGCAAAGGAGGTCTACCTGGTGGCAAG GTTAAGCTCTCTGGTTCCATTAGCAGTCAATACCTGAGTTCCTTGCTGATGGCTGCTCCTTTGGCTCTTGAGGATGTCGAGATTGAAATCATTGATAAACTGATCTCCGTTCCTTATGTTGAAATGACATTGAAATTGATGGAGCGTTTTGGTGTGACTGCGGAGCATTCTGATAGTTGGGACAGATTCTACATTAAGGGAGGACAAAAATACAA GTCCCCTGGAAATGCCTATGTCGAAGGTGATGCCTCAAGTGCGAGCTATTTCTTGGCTGGTGCTGCCATCACCGGAGGGACTGTGACTGTCGAAGGTTGCGGCACCACCAGTTTGCAG GGTGATGTGAAATTTGCTGAGGTACTTGAAATGATGGGAGCAAAGGTCACATGGACTGACACTAGTGTAACTGTTACTGGCCCACCGCGTCAGCCATTTGGAAGGAAACACCTAAAAGCTGTTGATGTCAACATGAACAAAATGCCAGATGTCGCGATGACTCTAGCCGTTGTTGCCCTGTTTGCCGATGGTCCAACCGCTATCAGAGATG TTGCCTCCTGGAGAGTGAAGGAAACTGAAAGAATGGTCGCGATCCGGACCGAGCTGACGAAG CTGGGAGCAACGGTGGAGGAAGGCCCGGACTACTGCATCATCACGCCGCCGGAGAAGCTGAACATCACGGCGATCGACACCTACGATGACCACCGGATGGCGATGGCCTTCTCCCTGGCGGCCTGTGCTGAGGTGCCAGTCACCATCAGGGACCCTGGATGCACCCGAAAGACCTTCCCCAACTACTTCGACGTGCTAAGCACCTTCGTCAAGAACTAG